Part of the Paenibacillus sp. YPG26 genome, GCGGGAAGCCCTGAACCGGGAAGTTCTGAAATTGTGGAGTCAGGGTAACGGCCAATTGTCAGATAAGTTGGATCAGGCAGAAGTTAGGGCGGTGTACCATTTGACTATAGATACAAAATCGGGTCTGCCAAGGCGGCTTACCTCCAATAACAAGATCACCTTTCCCGGAGACTCGAATTTAAATAAACCTGAGATCCTGGTTACTGACTGCAGCTTCAGATGAACAGGAGTTCCTTAGCAATCATCTAAATGCTACAATAGACAGGAATCAACCATTGTTAAATTAATGCAGCTAAGAGGAGGAACAAGAATGCGTGATCCAAGAATCGGGCAGCTGGCCAAGAACTTGGTGGAATACTCTGTTAACGTTCAGCCAGGGGAGAATGTGCTTGTTGAAATGATAGGTACAGAGCGGGATTTGTTGAATGCAATTGTTGAAGAAGTAGGCGAAAAGGGTGGAAACGCATTTGTGCAGCTCACGGACAGAACCGTGCAGCGGGCCATGCTTAAATATGGGAACAAGCAGCAGATCCAGACATGGGCCGAGATCGATCTGAACCGAATGAAGCAAATGCAGTGTTATATCGGAATCCGGGCGGGGGAGAATGTCAACGATCTGGCTGATGTACCTGAAGAAAAGATGAATTTATATAATTCGTTATACTCTCATCCTGTACATAGTGAACAGCGCGTCAAGCACACCAAATGGGTCGTACTGCGCTATCCTAATGCAAGTATGGCCCAGCTGGCCAATACCAGTACGGAAGCTTTCGAGGACTTCTACTTCGCGGTATGCAATCTGGATTATGCCAAGATGGATCGTGCTCAGGATGCTCTGGCTGCACTTATGAACCGGACGGATAAGGTGCGGATTGTAGCGGAAGGGACGGATCTTAACTTCTCGA contains:
- a CDS encoding aminopeptidase; the encoded protein is MRDPRIGQLAKNLVEYSVNVQPGENVLVEMIGTERDLLNAIVEEVGEKGGNAFVQLTDRTVQRAMLKYGNKQQIQTWAEIDLNRMKQMQCYIGIRAGENVNDLADVPEEKMNLYNSLYSHPVHSEQRVKHTKWVVLRYPNASMAQLANTSTEAFEDFYFAVCNLDYAKMDRAQDALAALMNRTDKVRIVAEGTDLNFSIKGIGAIKCSGQNNIPDGEVYTAPVRDSVNGTISFNTASLYNGVTFENIKFRFENGKIVEASSNDTARINAILDADEGARYIGEFAIGFNPYILHPMKDTLFDEKIAGSFHFTPGQAYEVADNGNRSSIHWDLVQIQRPDYGGGEIYFDGQLIRKDGLFVIPELEALNPENLK